The Papaver somniferum cultivar HN1 chromosome 3, ASM357369v1, whole genome shotgun sequence genome includes a region encoding these proteins:
- the LOC113360002 gene encoding uncharacterized protein LOC113360002, whose amino-acid sequence MYGGTVLSATSVDANNGMYPIAIYICREGRMKEWEKFLAIIPPLLKDTKRAITFFTTSRMVRHWNLKSISYVYVFDASNVLECCPYRISEKALDAAKSYNRVYHEWNLINLSELQRRWVEACGKSSWARHSYDLSARCPQMVNIFSKAFNLWITELKCLPICQFIMGFEAKLIQLFLTRRRNGRLWKDERIVPRASAKLGDQILHKRLYHASSRPVWRNNFINLVTNICNKPSRNVNLLLRTCDYGKWQISGVPCVHDVAVIAQHRHRPPFYEKYVDEYFIVGKYMASYAGIIYQTPGMTESLQVAGINPPPLKNIIHLS is encoded by the exons ATGTATGGTGGAACAGTTTTGTCTGCTACCTCTGTGGATGCTAACAATGGCATGTATCCTATTGCCATTTACATCTGCAGGGAGGGAAGAATGAAAGAATGGGAAAAATTTCTGGCTATCATCCCTCCGCTCCTGAAGGACACCAAAAGGGCAATTACATTTTTCACGACTTCTCGAATGGTGAGACATTGGAATCTCAAATCTATCAGTTATGTATATGTTTTTGATGCGTCTAATGTGCTCGAATGCTGTCCTTACAG AATCTCAGAAAAAGCATTAGATGCAGCAAAGTCTTACAACCGTGTTTACCACGAGTGGAATCTAATAAATTTGTCAGAGCTTCAAAGGCGTTGGGTTGAAGCGTGTGGGAAATCAAGTTGGGCTAGGCACTCGTATGACCTTTCTGCCCGTTGTCCGCAAATGGTAAACATCTTCAGCAAGGCGTTTAATCTGTGGATAACTGAGCTCAAGTGTTTGCCCATATGCCAGTTCATAATGGGTTTTGAAGCTAAGCTTATTCAGCTGTTTTTGACAAGGCGAAGGAATGGAAGACTGTGGAAGGATGAACGCATCGTTCCGAGAGCAAGTGCAAAATTAGGGGATCAAATCCTTCATAAAAGATTGTATCATGCATCATCACGTCCAGTTTGGCGCAACAACTTCATCAATTTGGTGACGAATATATGCAACAAGCCAAGTAGGAATGTTAATTTGTTACTGAGAACGTGCGACTACGGCAAGTGGCAGATATCAGGTGTACCTTGTGTGCATGATGTGGCAGTTATTGCTCAACATAGACATAGACCACCATTCTATGAAAA ATATGTTGACGAGTATTTCATTGTCGGAAAGTACATGGCGTCTTATGCCGGCATTATTTACCAAACTCCCGGCATGACCGAATCGCTGCAGGTAGCCGGTATCAACCCACCACCATTAAAGAACATTATCCATCTTTCCTAG